In Tistrella mobilis, the genomic window GCCCAGAGCGAGCAGCAGATGAGCCGGGGGTTGATGGCGGCCAGGGCGTCCGCATCCAGCCCCATCTGTTCCATCATGCCCGGGCGCATGTTCTGAACCAGGATGTCGGCATCGGCCAGCAGCCGGCGCAGTTCGGCCAGACCCGCCGGATCCTTGAGGTCCAGCGTGATGCCGCGCTTGTTGCGGTTCATGGCATGGAAGGTGACCGCCGTGTCGCCTGCGAAAGGCGGTCCCCAGCCACGGGCATCGTCGCCGCCTTCCGGGCGTTCGACCTTGATCACATCGGCGCCAAGGGTGGCCAGAATCTCGCCGGCATGGGGGCCGGCCAGGTTCTGGGCGATCTCGATCACCCTGATCCCGTCGAGGGGCAGGATTGAAGCCGGGGGCAGCATGGGGCGGGCTCCTTCAGCGGCCGGTAAAGGCTGGGGCGCGGCGTTCGACGAAATGGGCGACGCCCTCGCGGAAATCTTCGGTGGCGAAACACTTCATCTGCTCTGAATCGGCGAGATGGGTGGCGGTGGCGAGGTCCTGGAACAGCCCGGCATAGAGCTGGCGCTTGATGATCCGCATCGAGCGCGGCGAGGACAGATCGGCAAGCTCGGAAGCCACCGCATGCACCGCCTCGACGAAACCTTCGGCCGGCAGGGCCCTGACCAGACCCAGCGCCGCGGCCTCGCTGCCGGTGAGCACGCGCCCTGAGAGCAGCAGGTCGGCGGCGGCCATCGGCCCGATCAGTCGGGGCAGGATCCAGGCCGAGCCGTGTTCGGCGATCAGCCCGCGGCGGGCAAAGGCGGTGGTGAGCCTGGCATCCTCGACCATGTAGCGCAGGTCGCAATAAAGCGTGATGCAGAGCCCGACCCCGGCCGCAGCACCGTTGATCGCGGCCACGATCGGCTTGGGCACGTCGAGCAGCCAGGAATAGCGCTGGCCGAAATTGTCGGGCACGTAGTCCCGGGCCGCGGCCGGCGCCGGTTTGGCCTCTCCCGGTGCCGCCGGCGTCAGCCGGCCCATATCGGCCCCGGCACAGAAGCCGCGGCCGGCACCGGTGACCATGATCGCCCGGACCGCCTCGTCGGCGACGGCGCGGTCCATGGCGGCTCGGAATTCCGCTTCCATGCGCGGTGTCCAGGCGTTCAGCTTGTCAGGGCGGTTGAGGGTAAGCGTCGCGACCCGCCCGGTCACCGTATAGAGCACCTCGGCTTCGGTCCCGGTCTCTGTTGCGTCGACCATACCGTCCTCCCCTTTCTGTCGCGTGGCGTGAGCCCTTTTCTGGATAACAGTGGCCGGCGGAGGGCGGAAGCCGGTTCAGGCTTGTGGAGAGCAGATACACATATGTGAATGCACCCGCAGTGCCGCCCGCCCCGACGTCCACATATGTGGACGCATGAACATATATGTAGAAAAACAAAACACATCTGCGAAACGGTCGCCGCTCTGCGGCCCTTGCGCCTATACTTCGGACGCTGCAAGGCGGGAGGAACGCCGGAGCGTGATGCTCCGCAGCCATCGAAGAATGAGGCGGATCTGCCGGAGACCGGGATGATCCGCCGGCAAAAAACGGGCAGTCCGAACCATGTCGATCACGCAGAAGGGGGACGTCCACGTCTCGACCGATGGCCATGTCACGGTCCTGGAGATCCGGCGTCCACCGAACAATTTCTTTGATCTCGATCTGATCCGCGACCTGTCGAGCCTGGTCGAGGCGCTGGATGAAGATGTCGACTGCCGGGCGATCCTGCTGGCATCGGAGGGGAAGGCCTTTTGCGCCGGCGCCGATTTCCAGCGCCGCCCGGCCGAACTCGCCGGGGCGGTTGAAGATCGCAATCCGCTCTATTCCGAGGCGGTGCGTCTGTTCCACAATCGCAAGCCGATCGTGGCTGCGGTGCAAGGGCCGGCGATCGGCGGCGGGCTCGGGCTGTCGCTGGTGGCCGATTTCCGGGTCGCCGCACCCGAAGCGCGCTTCGGGGCGAATTTCGTCAAGCTGGGCATTCATCCGGGCTTCGGTCTGACCCACACCCTGCCGCGGGTGATCGGTGTTCAGAAGGCGCAGTGGATGTTCATGACCGGCCGGCGCCTGACCGGCGAGGAAGCCCGGGCGGCGGGACTGGTCGATCTGCTGGTCCCGGCCGACCGGCTGCGTGCCGAGGCGATGGCCCTGGCACAGGAGATCGCCGAGGGCGCGCCGCTCGCCGTCCAGTCGACCCGCGCCACCCTGCGCCGGGGGCTGGCCGATGCCGTTCAGGCCCAGACCGATCACGAATTCGTCGAGCAGAAATGGCTCGCCCGGACCGAGGATCACCGCGAGGGAATCCGCGCCGTGGCCGAACGCCGCCCGGGCCGCTTCGTCGCCCGCTGACCGAAGACACCCAGCCGGACCTGGCCGACCCACGCGACACCCAAGATCGCGGCGGCAGGATCCTTGCGCGCCCTGCATCAGACAAGGGAGGACAACGGATGATCAATCGCCGCAGTTTCGTGAAGCTTGCCGCCGCAGGCGCGGCCGCCGGCAGTTTCGGCATGCCGTGGATTGCCCGCGCGGCAAAGCCGATCACGCTGAAACTGGCGGATTCGCTGCCGACCACCCATTACTCGATGCCGATCATCAAGCACTGGATCAAGCAGATCGAGGACGGGACGGAAGGGCGGGTCAGATTCGAGCACTACCCCGCCGAACAGCTGGCCAGCGCCCGCGACCTGCTGGATGCCGTGCAGACCCGCATTGCCGATGTCGCCTATATCCCGGCGCAGTACTTTTCCGAGAAGCTGCCCATGGCGACGGTCGGCAGCCTGCCGATCCCCGAGATCAAGGCCGACATCTACGCGCTGGAGGCCGCCTATTACGAGATCGGCCTGGGCATTCTGGATGAGGTCGAGTTCAGGGATGCCGGCATCCGGGCGCTCAGGGCCTCGTCGACCGAGGCCTACAATCTCCACATGGTCAGCCGGAAGATCGTCACTCTCGACGATCTTGCGGGGCAGAAGATCCGGGTCGGCGGCAATGTCCAGCAGCAGGCGATCACGGCTCTGGGGGGTATTCCGGTCACGGTCACCCCGCCCGAGATCTACAACGCCATGCAGAACGGCACGCTCGACGGCACCGTCTTTCACATTCCCAGCATCCATTCCTACAAGCTGAACGATCTGGTGCGCTACAGCACCGACAACCTCAATCTCGGCGTGTTCAACAGCTATTACGCCATGAACCGCGACCTTTGGGACGATCTGCCGCCCGATATCCAGGCCGTGTTCGACAAGGTCGGCCGCGAGCTGATCCGCTTCGAGGGCGACACCATCTCGCGCCAGTCCGATGCCTGGCGGGCGGAATTCCGCAAGCAGGGGATCGAGGTCTACGATCTGGCACCCGAGGTGATCGACGAGACCACCCGGCGGCTGACGCCGATCCGGCAGACATGGGCGGAGCTGTATGAAAGCCGCAATCTGCCGGCCGGGCGCGTGGTCGATGCCTGGGTCGCGGCGCTCAAGAAACACGCCCGGGCCTGAGGGAGGGCGGGGGGTTGGACACGCTCGACCATCTGATCGGCCGGCTGGAGGCCCTGTTCGAATACGTCGCCATCGTGCTGCTCGCGATCATGATGCTGATCATCACCATGGATGCCGGCGGCCGCTATCTCTTCGCGGCGCCGGTCTTCGGCACGCATGAATTCGTCGAGTTCTATCTGATGGTCGGCGTGGTCTTCCTCGGCATCGCCCAGTTGCAGGCCAGACGCGGCCATGTTGCGGTGACTTTCGTCTCCCGTAACTTCCCGCGGCCGGTCCGCCGGCTGCTGGAGGTCGTGTTCCTGGCGGCGACGCTCGCCGCCGTCACCGGCATCGGCTGGATGGCGGTGGAACAGGCCTCGACCAATCTCATC contains:
- a CDS encoding enoyl-CoA hydratase-related protein, which encodes MVDATETGTEAEVLYTVTGRVATLTLNRPDKLNAWTPRMEAEFRAAMDRAVADEAVRAIMVTGAGRGFCAGADMGRLTPAAPGEAKPAPAAARDYVPDNFGQRYSWLLDVPKPIVAAINGAAAGVGLCITLYCDLRYMVEDARLTTAFARRGLIAEHGSAWILPRLIGPMAAADLLLSGRVLTGSEAAALGLVRALPAEGFVEAVHAVASELADLSSPRSMRIIKRQLYAGLFQDLATATHLADSEQMKCFATEDFREGVAHFVERRAPAFTGR
- a CDS encoding enoyl-CoA hydratase/isomerase family protein is translated as MSITQKGDVHVSTDGHVTVLEIRRPPNNFFDLDLIRDLSSLVEALDEDVDCRAILLASEGKAFCAGADFQRRPAELAGAVEDRNPLYSEAVRLFHNRKPIVAAVQGPAIGGGLGLSLVADFRVAAPEARFGANFVKLGIHPGFGLTHTLPRVIGVQKAQWMFMTGRRLTGEEARAAGLVDLLVPADRLRAEAMALAQEIAEGAPLAVQSTRATLRRGLADAVQAQTDHEFVEQKWLARTEDHREGIRAVAERRPGRFVAR
- the dctP gene encoding TRAP transporter substrate-binding protein DctP gives rise to the protein MINRRSFVKLAAAGAAAGSFGMPWIARAAKPITLKLADSLPTTHYSMPIIKHWIKQIEDGTEGRVRFEHYPAEQLASARDLLDAVQTRIADVAYIPAQYFSEKLPMATVGSLPIPEIKADIYALEAAYYEIGLGILDEVEFRDAGIRALRASSTEAYNLHMVSRKIVTLDDLAGQKIRVGGNVQQQAITALGGIPVTVTPPEIYNAMQNGTLDGTVFHIPSIHSYKLNDLVRYSTDNLNLGVFNSYYAMNRDLWDDLPPDIQAVFDKVGRELIRFEGDTISRQSDAWRAEFRKQGIEVYDLAPEVIDETTRRLTPIRQTWAELYESRNLPAGRVVDAWVAALKKHARA
- a CDS encoding TRAP transporter small permease — translated: MDTLDHLIGRLEALFEYVAIVLLAIMMLIITMDAGGRYLFAAPVFGTHEFVEFYLMVGVVFLGIAQLQARRGHVAVTFVSRNFPRPVRRLLEVVFLAATLAAVTGIGWMAVEQASTNLIRDRVIATPFPFSQVPMPVWPSWVLVAAGVILLWLRMALQLLRCLISGESPEETGSAIH